TTAAGGACAATACTAATAATCTAATAGAGAATTAAAATTCGAAATTGTgggataaatataattttaaattcactTGCTTACTAATAAATCATGTGATTTCTTGAATTTTTAAGAGTGATTTGtgattaattacatattttgtaATGATTATGTATTGTTAAGTAGAGTTTATCCAAATTCAAATAAGGGATCACATTATCAAACATTTGTGACGTTGAGTTTGAAACTATGGAACATTTTGAGTGCACGATTTCAATGGTTTACACGATTGGAAATTTTCTTTCACTTAATATTATCCcttttcaaattattcaaaactAAAGgtccatttttataaaatagtagaattgagacaaaaataaaattgacaacatttaaaatttgtgtTGAAAAAACTATATGATTAAAAAGTAGAAACAAGGGTATATTACTAATGAAGACAtatatttgagttttatttttcaaaaccacaagtaacatttttaatgattttatctAATAAGAAACAGTATTACGTCAAAGAACACATATTCTATCATTAACATAcgtaaaagaaatataatttattatgcaACATGGTTTATTATGTTTTACTTTATCATATGACATTTTCTTACAGAAACTGGTTCAAGACTTTTTTTTTGCAGAAGATGCCAAATGGATAGTTGTTTTATGCAGCAACTTACCAACTATATACATAGAAAATACCAAGGTACCTGTTGTGTGaacattttataaaagaacTTTGATTCCGTAGCTAAAAACGCTTAAAATCACAAAAGTTGTTCGATTTGCATCAGCATTATAAAGACACAAAGTTGAATAATCGCCTCATTCTGCAGACAAAATTAAAACCAGACAGTGACCCTTTTAAGTTTTAACATTTCAAGTCAAACATTAATATAGGAAGCTTCAACTCTGCTCATTCGCCATTACCAACTCCTCTACGTGTTCATCTTCCCACGCTCTTTCTCCACACACCCTATTGAATATTATTCATTCACCTATATATTTACACAAGTTAATCAACAAATATCATCAAAAGCTTCAATTTTTTTGCATATTGTACCAAAAAAATGATGGCGGAACACCAAAGAATTCATCCTGTTCATGATGTGGAGGCACCACACAGACCTCTGGTGCCTGGAAACAGTACTAAATCTGATAGGGTTTTTCCTAAACGAAGTTTTCCTGTGATGCATTCGAAGCCACcgaagagaagaagaagctgTTGCTGCAGGTTTTTGTGTTGGACACTTAGCATATTGCTGATTTTGATCATTGCTATTGGCATCACTGTAGGGATCATGTACCTTGTTTTTAGGCCAAAGCTCCCAAAATACTCAGTGGACCAACTGAGGATAACCCAGTTCAATGTTTCTGACAACAACACCCTCTCAGCCACCTTCAATGTGGCAATCACTGCAACAAATCCGAACAAGAAGATTGGGATATACTATGAGGGTGGAAGCCACATAAGGGCTTTGTACATGGGAACACAATTGTGTGAAGGGTCTTTGCCAAAGTTCTACCAGGGTCACAGGAACACCACAGTGCTTGATCTGTCTCTATCAGGTGAAGCACAAGATGCAAGTTCTTTAACAAGTAGAATTCAGGAGCAGCTGCAACAGACCAATAACATTCCCCTTGATCTTATGGTTAATCAACCTGTGAGGGTTAAGCTTGGTAAATTGAAGCTCTTCAAGGTCAAGTTCAGGGTTAAGTGCAAGCTTGTGGTGGATAATCTTGGTGCTAGTAATGATATTAGCATTTCAAGCAGTAGTTGTAAGTTCAGACTCAGGTTATGAATTCACTAGTTCATATTTCTGTTAATTAGGGTAGTATATGTGCCATTGTTTATTCACTAGTTCTTCTTTTTGTGGTTTGTTTGATTGATACTTTTCATAAGGGATTGAGGATCTTATGTGGTTTTTCTCTCCATCAGAATTGAGATACAGTTCTTGTAATTTGATTCTATTTATTCAGCTGCTATTTCTTACTCACGAATTGGCATACATTATTATCTGTTTCATATGCTTAATTAATCACAGATTAATCCCAAACCAACCTTTTaagataattagtttttaaattttagattatagaggtttttaattgtataatccataaatatatatatatatatatatatatatatattagaaatttaaatatttataagaatgtATTAGAAAAGACTTGGgtgcaaaaataaattaaaaaataaatttttaataattaaaatttgataacttTCATAATTTGAGgtgttttttttaagtgatgactttttatttctctattttttttcgtttttttatatttcaaaattattcagAAGATATCATTCCagttattcaaataaattctcCTACACTGTCTAATAAACCAACTCACACTAACACCACCCAATCTTCTCATAAACCTAAATCAtgaaaaataatctaaaaaatataaaaatataatttaaaattaaatagttaaatcaataaaattagcatataatataatgaattaatgattgaTACTATTGTGATAATATCAATTTCAGTCTTTTAGTTTTTATGGATTTccattatttttactttatttacgTGTGTGATGTTATTCGGTTTTATTTGGTGATAGTAATATGTAATCGCTAAAAAGttactcatatttttata
This portion of the Vigna unguiculata cultivar IT97K-499-35 chromosome 6, ASM411807v1, whole genome shotgun sequence genome encodes:
- the LOC114187199 gene encoding NDR1/HIN1-like protein 6 codes for the protein MMAEHQRIHPVHDVEAPHRPLVPGNSTKSDRVFPKRSFPVMHSKPPKRRRSCCCRFLCWTLSILLILIIAIGITVGIMYLVFRPKLPKYSVDQLRITQFNVSDNNTLSATFNVAITATNPNKKIGIYYEGGSHIRALYMGTQLCEGSLPKFYQGHRNTTVLDLSLSGEAQDASSLTSRIQEQLQQTNNIPLDLMVNQPVRVKLGKLKLFKVKFRVKCKLVVDNLGASNDISISSSSCKFRLRL